Proteins encoded by one window of Anguilla rostrata isolate EN2019 chromosome 9, ASM1855537v3, whole genome shotgun sequence:
- the LOC135263572 gene encoding ependymin-like: MHLLISFSVCLLLAVTAVAQKPHPCKSPPLMVGRASVMYPKGQLFIYERFSYDAWGQRIRVRAQGVDHDHPFHEDVLMLFRERVMYEISYRNHTCKKRALKVRFQPSEIPQNATLQAQVIIGSSSRPGQGLLVNNWIGDIPEQQAKYSMTFTEFGCLPITSLYHTDQTGWILSSFFDLVVGIEDPQEFIPPKFCDKTKPVDEGEEVVTDFFEALLKKDDH; encoded by the exons ATGCACCTCCTGATATCCTTCTCTGTCTGCCTTCTCCTGGCTGTGACTGCCGTGGCTCAAAAACCTCATCCTTGCA AGTCTCCACCTCTTATGGTTGGACGTGCCAGCGTG ATGTATCCAAAAGGGCAGCTGTTTATTTACGAGAGATTTAGCTATGACGCTTGGGGGCAGAGGATAAGAGTCAGAGCACAAGGGGTAGACCATGACCACCCATTCCATGAAGATGTCCTGATGCTCTTCCGAGAG CGCGTGATGTATGAAATATCCTACCGGAACCACACCTGTAAGAAGAGGGCCCTGAAAGTGCGCTTTCAGCCTTCAGAAATCCCCCAAAATGCCACGCTCCAGGCCCAGGTCATCATTGGAAGCTCCTCTCGTCCCGGACAGGGGCTGCTGGTCAATAATTGGATTGGAGATATTCCTGAACAGCAGG CAAAGTACTCCATGACGTTCACTGAGTTTGGGTGCCTTCCCATCACGAGTCTGTACCACACTGATCAGACCGGCTGGATTCTTTCAAG CTTCTTCGACCTCGTGGTCGGGATTGAGGACCCTCAGGAATTCATTCCTCCCAAATTCTGTGACAAAACAAAGCCAGTGGACGAGGGAGAAGAGGTGGTGACTGACTTCTTTGAAGCTCTTCTAAAAAAGGATGACCACTAA
- the LOC135263573 gene encoding ependymin-like, which yields MHLLISFSVCLLLAVTAVAQKPHPCKSPPLMVGRLSMIYPKGQLYVYERFSYDGLGQRIRVWAEGTNHNQSFYEDILMLFREGVVYHISYRNQTCKKRALKVRFQPMEVPHNATLQAQIIIGSSSGPGQGLLVNNWVGEIPEKQANFYMTFTEFGCLPVSTLYTSEQYGWIFTSFFNLVIGIEDPQDFIPPDFCDTTKPVDEGEEVVTDFFEALLRKDDQ from the exons ATGCACCTCCTGATATCCTTCTCTGTCTGCCTTCTCCTGGCTGTGACTGCCGTGGCTCAAAAACCTCATCCTTGCA AATCCCCCCCTTTAATGGTTGGACGCTTGAGCATG attTACCCCAAAGGGCAGCTGTATGTGTATGAAAGATTTTCCTATGATGGTTTGGGGCAGAGGATAAGGGTCTGGGCAGAAGGAACGAACCATAACCAATCATTCTACGAAGATATCCTCATGCTATTCCGAGAG GGTGTGGTGTATCACATATCCTACAGAAACCAAACCTGCAAGAAGAGGGCCCTGAAAGTGCGCTTTCAGCCAATGGAAGTCCCCCATAATGCCACGCTCCAGGCCCAGATCATCATTGGAAGCTCCTCTGGTCCTGGACAGGGGCTGCTGGTCAATAATTGGGTGGGAGAAATTCCTGAAAAGCAAG CAAATTTCTACATGACGTTCACGGAGTTTGGGTGCCTTCCCGTCTCGACCCTGTACACCAGTGAGCAGTACGGCTGGATTTTCACAAG TTTCTTCAACCTCGTGATCGGGATTGAGGACCCTCAGGACTTCATTCCTCCCGATTTCTGTGACACGACAAAGCCAGTGGATGAGGGAGAAGAGGTGGTGACTGACTTCTTTGAAGCCCTTCTAAGAAAGGATGATCAATAG